In one window of Chryseobacterium phocaeense DNA:
- a CDS encoding TonB-dependent receptor domain-containing protein, whose protein sequence is MNQTEIVNIFTKKTLALTFVLSAAAMAFAQEKAGITGMIVNKNNQSVPYASVTFSNKANKALSDAVLTDEKGQYKLELAPGNYDITVEAIDYKKSTVNKSIAGAGNIGALSIEPEATSTVGEKTQEIQGVVITAAATKPYKVELDKRTYDPSQDIVSKGGNLQDVLSNVPSVSVDTDGTVSMRGSSNVRFLINGKPSALLGIDDGANALQSIPADQIERIEVITNPSSKFEASGTAGILNIILKKSKKTGFNGSVIGTLGYLPQTNLNANLNWRKGNFTWFLNGGGGYRESKNTNRNNDDFNNAVLDDDLVQRNTDSETKSKNNNYNASAGIVYDISEKTSVNASGTVRTFDNESFGNIDYRYTPLNNPFYTSNRSTFGTNNNLAFQGDFGLDHKFDDKGQNLSLSLSLQRSRSYNDTNIDDTIDNLKNIINQNTINRSIIGKADYELPIGEISKLEAGYRIDINTNDYSNDVRESTTSKPLDFLKPYTYDATYKETFNAFYLQFKSKIGKLAYQVGVRDELSNVDINYLSLDPKKNVPATTKNYNNLFPSVYLSYEFAKDNQLLLNYTRRIDRPRSFFMIPNPSYNDNQNIFDGNIDLNPSYVDSFEFGYSISKKKFTINPTLYYRHQTDDTKMLVYNILATDENGAIIDPKRIESHTKPINLGTDDRFGLDLNFNWDATSWLKFLGNVDLFGYNTKGSTLYDTFDRDGNPIQAVADFNGKGFSTRARLTSTIKVDKTFNFQIQGFYRGGQKTAYQDRKDMYAINFGASKTIWKGDGTLAFNIQDIFNTRAMRSTTYTANSVRDSYMQWQPRQFSVSLTYRFKQGEKIEQPKRKKDINSNAAGDDQQGPM, encoded by the coding sequence ATGAATCAGACGGAAATTGTCAACATTTTCACCAAAAAAACGCTGGCGCTTACTTTTGTACTTTCTGCTGCGGCTATGGCTTTCGCACAGGAAAAAGCCGGGATTACGGGAATGATTGTCAACAAAAACAACCAGTCGGTTCCCTACGCATCTGTTACGTTCAGCAATAAAGCGAACAAAGCATTAAGTGATGCTGTACTAACCGACGAAAAGGGACAGTACAAACTGGAACTTGCACCTGGAAATTACGATATCACAGTAGAGGCCATCGACTACAAGAAAAGCACCGTAAACAAAAGCATTGCAGGTGCCGGAAATATCGGAGCCCTTTCTATAGAGCCTGAAGCCACCAGTACGGTAGGTGAAAAAACACAGGAAATCCAGGGTGTCGTAATTACTGCTGCTGCGACAAAACCTTATAAAGTGGAGCTTGACAAGAGGACCTATGATCCTTCACAGGATATTGTGAGCAAAGGGGGAAACCTTCAGGATGTTCTGTCCAACGTTCCATCTGTTTCTGTTGATACCGACGGGACAGTTTCTATGAGGGGAAGTTCGAATGTAAGATTCCTGATTAACGGAAAACCCTCTGCCCTTCTTGGAATAGATGATGGTGCCAATGCTCTTCAGAGTATCCCGGCAGACCAGATTGAAAGAATTGAAGTGATTACGAATCCTTCTTCTAAATTTGAAGCAAGCGGTACAGCAGGTATTCTCAATATTATTTTAAAGAAAAGTAAGAAAACAGGTTTCAACGGTAGTGTTATCGGAACTTTAGGATATCTTCCTCAAACCAACCTGAATGCGAACCTTAACTGGAGAAAAGGGAACTTCACCTGGTTTCTGAATGGCGGAGGCGGTTACAGGGAATCTAAAAACACCAACAGAAATAATGATGATTTTAACAATGCTGTATTAGATGATGATTTGGTACAAAGAAATACCGACTCTGAAACTAAAAGTAAAAATAACAACTATAACGCTTCTGCAGGTATCGTTTATGACATTTCTGAAAAAACATCGGTAAACGCATCCGGAACTGTGAGAACTTTTGACAATGAAAGTTTTGGGAATATTGATTATCGATACACTCCTCTTAATAATCCTTTTTATACCTCCAACAGAAGTACTTTCGGGACCAACAATAACCTGGCCTTTCAGGGTGATTTTGGATTAGATCATAAATTTGATGACAAGGGACAGAATTTATCATTATCATTAAGTTTACAGAGAAGCCGCTCGTACAACGATACCAATATTGATGATACCATTGATAATCTGAAAAATATCATTAACCAAAATACCATTAACAGATCTATTATTGGTAAGGCTGATTATGAATTACCAATTGGTGAGATTTCAAAATTAGAAGCAGGATACAGAATTGATATCAATACCAATGATTATAGTAATGATGTTCGTGAGAGCACTACTTCAAAGCCATTAGATTTCCTTAAGCCATACACTTATGATGCAACCTATAAGGAGACTTTCAATGCCTTTTATTTACAATTCAAAAGTAAAATCGGAAAATTGGCTTACCAGGTGGGTGTAAGGGATGAATTGTCGAATGTAGACATTAATTATTTAAGCCTGGATCCCAAGAAAAATGTACCTGCAACTACTAAAAATTATAATAACTTATTCCCAAGCGTCTATTTAAGCTATGAATTCGCTAAGGATAATCAGTTGCTGTTAAACTACACAAGAAGAATAGACCGTCCAAGATCATTCTTTATGATTCCTAACCCGAGTTATAACGATAACCAAAATATTTTTGACGGAAACATTGATCTTAATCCATCCTATGTAGACTCTTTTGAATTCGGATACAGCATTTCAAAAAAGAAATTCACGATTAACCCTACGCTGTATTACAGACATCAGACTGATGATACCAAAATGTTAGTGTATAATATTTTGGCTACAGATGAAAATGGAGCTATTATTGATCCTAAGCGTATAGAATCCCATACAAAACCTATTAACCTGGGTACGGATGACCGTTTCGGTTTGGATTTAAACTTCAATTGGGATGCAACAAGCTGGCTGAAATTCTTAGGAAATGTAGACCTTTTTGGTTACAATACCAAAGGAAGCACTTTGTACGACACCTTTGATAGAGACGGAAATCCTATCCAGGCTGTTGCTGATTTTAACGGTAAAGGCTTTTCAACAAGAGCTAGACTTACTTCAACAATCAAAGTTGATAAAACGTTCAATTTCCAGATACAGGGATTCTACAGAGGAGGCCAGAAAACGGCTTACCAGGATAGAAAAGACATGTATGCCATCAACTTCGGTGCCTCTAAAACCATCTGGAAAGGAGACGGAACTTTAGCCTTTAATATCCAGGATATTTTCAATACCAGAGCGATGAGATCCACTACCTATACTGCAAACAGCGTAAGAGATTCTTATATGCAGTGGCAGCCAAGACAATTCTCTGTTTCTCTGACTTACAGATTCAAGCAGGGTGAAAAAATAGAGCAACCTAAAAGGAAAAAAGACATCAACTCCAATGCTGCAGGAGACGACCAGCAAGGTCCGATGTAA
- a CDS encoding phosphoenolpyruvate carboxylase gives MIHDQRAEKFRQIVENKFQIYNSLFMSLPYDKMTNIGMLLPFLYEESRNGYEDGKTPEEIVEEFFKNHTDLQTEEQKVELLFKIIQYIERQVVLFDSIEDAAFPNLHSESDSGTVTNLFERSLQDHKLEKVREKLKDFTVKVVFTAHPTQFYPSSVQRIIQDLRGAITSDSVTQIDMLLQQLGKTPFVNKEKPTPIDEALSIISYLRYVYYDTIGELFTKIKKTFGNGHFHLHEDIIQLGFWPGGDRDGNPFVTADVTKRVAEELRSAILKSYYSHLKFIRRRLSFRGVSEVLTQLSDELYGAIFNGKPITAQDILKRADEAEKILINDHNSLFLDLLANFRDRVKIFGTHFATLDVRQDSRIHQKVINEVFTKVYGNAEVSHEEKFNKLIQPGDKINADQFEDIVKDTLLTVSQVSEIQNLNGLRGMNRYIISNSDAVKDVMNVYAFFKICGYQDEEINMDIVPLFETMEGLANSEHVMNELYQNPVYKKHLERRGNQQTIMLGFSDGTKDGGYLKANWEIYKAKEVLTKLSVQNGIKVVFFDGRGGPPARGGGKTHDFYASQGNTIANNKIELTIQGQTITSIFGNKEQAKYNFEQLLTAGVENDVFKNSKKDLTEKERKLIIELAEISYKKYSDLKAHPMFVPYLQEMSTLEYYGKTNIGSRPSKRGNGSELKFEDLRAIPFVGSWSQLKQNVPGFFGFGFAMQQMKEKGRLEEVKELYKGSDFFKTLVLNSMMSMNKSYFPLTYYIKKNPKFGEFWNVLFDEYTLSRDIMLELTGFKMLQEEDPLSRKSVRIREKIVLPLLSIQQYALMKIQKGEGNKEAYEKLVTRSLFGNINASRNSA, from the coding sequence ATGATACACGACCAACGAGCAGAAAAATTCAGGCAGATCGTGGAGAATAAGTTCCAGATCTACAATTCATTATTTATGAGCCTCCCTTATGATAAAATGACCAATATCGGGATGCTTCTCCCGTTCCTTTACGAGGAAAGCCGCAACGGATATGAAGACGGCAAAACCCCTGAGGAAATTGTCGAAGAATTCTTTAAAAACCATACCGATCTCCAGACCGAAGAGCAGAAAGTGGAACTGCTTTTTAAGATCATACAATACATTGAAAGGCAGGTGGTTTTGTTTGACAGTATTGAAGATGCTGCATTCCCCAACCTGCATTCCGAAAGTGACAGCGGAACGGTAACCAATCTTTTCGAACGCTCACTTCAGGATCATAAGCTTGAAAAAGTCCGTGAAAAATTGAAAGACTTTACTGTGAAAGTCGTGTTTACAGCACACCCGACACAGTTTTATCCAAGCTCGGTACAGCGCATCATTCAGGATCTGAGAGGAGCCATCACCAGTGATTCCGTTACCCAGATCGATATGCTTCTGCAACAGCTTGGGAAAACCCCGTTTGTTAATAAAGAAAAACCTACCCCGATAGATGAAGCGCTGAGCATTATCTCTTATTTGAGGTACGTGTATTATGACACGATTGGAGAGCTGTTTACAAAAATTAAAAAAACATTTGGAAACGGACATTTTCATCTGCATGAAGATATTATTCAGCTGGGTTTCTGGCCGGGAGGCGACAGGGATGGAAATCCTTTTGTAACGGCTGATGTTACGAAAAGAGTAGCAGAAGAACTTCGCTCCGCCATATTGAAATCCTATTACAGTCATTTGAAATTTATAAGAAGAAGGCTGAGTTTCAGAGGGGTTTCCGAAGTGTTGACCCAGCTGAGCGACGAACTGTACGGGGCTATTTTCAACGGAAAGCCCATCACCGCGCAGGATATCCTGAAAAGAGCAGATGAAGCCGAGAAAATTTTGATAAATGATCACAATTCCCTGTTTTTAGATCTTCTGGCCAATTTCAGAGACCGGGTGAAAATTTTCGGGACTCATTTTGCAACGCTGGATGTTCGCCAGGACAGCAGGATTCATCAGAAAGTGATTAATGAGGTCTTTACAAAAGTATATGGTAACGCTGAGGTTTCCCACGAAGAAAAATTCAATAAACTGATTCAGCCTGGTGATAAAATTAACGCAGACCAGTTCGAAGATATTGTAAAAGATACTTTATTAACGGTTTCACAGGTTTCCGAAATTCAAAATCTGAATGGACTGAGAGGCATGAACCGTTATATCATTTCCAATTCGGATGCCGTGAAAGATGTGATGAATGTTTATGCATTTTTCAAAATCTGCGGGTATCAGGATGAAGAGATTAATATGGATATTGTTCCCCTTTTCGAAACCATGGAGGGGCTTGCCAATTCTGAACATGTCATGAACGAGCTTTATCAGAATCCTGTCTATAAAAAGCACCTTGAAAGAAGAGGAAACCAGCAGACGATTATGCTTGGCTTCTCAGACGGAACAAAAGACGGTGGATATTTAAAAGCAAACTGGGAAATTTATAAGGCAAAAGAGGTCTTAACTAAACTTTCCGTTCAGAATGGAATTAAAGTGGTGTTTTTCGACGGCAGGGGCGGTCCGCCGGCAAGAGGCGGAGGGAAAACCCATGATTTCTATGCTTCACAGGGAAATACCATCGCCAATAATAAAATAGAGCTGACCATCCAGGGGCAGACCATCACCAGTATTTTTGGAAATAAAGAACAGGCCAAATATAATTTTGAACAGCTTCTGACGGCCGGAGTTGAAAATGACGTCTTTAAAAATTCCAAAAAAGACCTCACCGAAAAAGAAAGGAAACTGATCATTGAGCTTGCGGAGATCAGCTATAAAAAATATTCGGATCTGAAAGCACATCCTATGTTTGTTCCGTATCTTCAGGAAATGAGTACCCTGGAGTATTATGGAAAAACCAATATTGGAAGCCGCCCGTCCAAAAGAGGAAACGGCAGTGAGCTTAAATTTGAGGATCTTAGAGCAATTCCTTTTGTCGGTTCATGGTCTCAGCTGAAGCAAAATGTTCCCGGATTCTTCGGGTTCGGATTTGCCATGCAGCAGATGAAAGAGAAGGGCAGACTGGAAGAAGTGAAAGAACTGTATAAAGGTTCTGATTTCTTTAAAACCCTTGTGCTGAACTCTATGATGAGTATGAATAAATCTTATTTTCCGCTGACGTATTACATCAAAAAGAATCCTAAATTCGGGGAATTCTGGAACGTACTTTTTGATGAATACACTCTTTCAAGGGATATTATGCTGGAACTCACCGGATTTAAGATGTTGCAGGAAGAAGATCCGCTTTCAAGAAAATCAGTCAGGATCCGTGAAAAGATCGTATTGCCGTTGCTCAGCATTCAGCAGTACGCCCTGATGAAGATCCAGAAAGGAGAAGGCAATAAAGAAGCCTATGAGAAGCTGGTGACCAGGTCATTATTTGGAAATATTAATGCGAGCAGGAACTCTGCGTAA
- a CDS encoding iron-containing alcohol dehydrogenase has protein sequence MLNFEFKNPTKILFGKGEIAKISREVPKDAKILMIYGGGSIKNNGVYDQVKKALKDHELYEFGGVPANPEYEVLLGALSFIKEKNITYLLAVGGGSVIDGTKFLSAAANYDGEPWDILRNSVRTFEGEGMPFGSILTLPATGSEMNSGYVISRRETNEKLSSGGPGLFPQFSVLDPEVVRTIPKNQIVNGITDAYTHVLEQYMTAPSSADLQERITESILISLQETAPKVLGDDFNYEAAGNFMWCCTMALNGLIQKGVITDWAVHAMGHELTAYFGIDHARTLAVIAPSHYRYNFETKKGKLAQYAERVWGIKEGTLEEKAELGIKKMEEFFHSLNIKTKLSEYTEDYKGTAERVEKAFKDRNWSGLGEYKKLTPEDASKIVEMSY, from the coding sequence ATGCTTAATTTCGAATTTAAAAATCCTACAAAAATACTTTTCGGAAAAGGTGAAATCGCTAAAATCTCCCGTGAGGTTCCGAAAGACGCTAAAATCCTGATGATCTATGGTGGAGGAAGTATCAAAAACAATGGCGTTTACGACCAGGTAAAGAAGGCCCTGAAAGATCATGAACTCTATGAATTCGGTGGTGTTCCCGCGAATCCTGAGTATGAAGTTTTGTTGGGCGCCTTAAGCTTTATCAAAGAAAAAAATATCACTTACCTGCTGGCTGTGGGCGGAGGATCTGTTATTGACGGAACCAAATTCCTTTCTGCAGCTGCCAATTATGACGGTGAGCCATGGGATATCCTTAGAAATTCGGTGAGAACTTTTGAAGGCGAAGGAATGCCATTCGGAAGTATCCTGACCCTGCCTGCCACAGGTTCTGAAATGAACTCAGGCTATGTGATCTCAAGAAGAGAAACCAATGAAAAGCTTTCTTCGGGGGGCCCGGGACTTTTCCCTCAGTTTTCCGTTCTGGATCCGGAAGTAGTGAGAACAATCCCTAAAAACCAGATTGTAAACGGGATCACTGATGCTTACACACACGTTCTTGAACAATATATGACGGCACCTTCTTCTGCTGACCTTCAGGAAAGAATTACGGAAAGCATTCTTATCAGCCTTCAGGAAACGGCTCCTAAAGTCCTTGGTGATGATTTTAATTATGAGGCTGCCGGAAACTTTATGTGGTGCTGTACCATGGCCCTGAACGGACTGATCCAGAAAGGAGTAATTACAGACTGGGCGGTACACGCTATGGGACACGAACTGACGGCTTATTTCGGAATTGACCACGCAAGAACCTTAGCGGTAATTGCTCCTTCCCACTACCGTTATAATTTTGAAACGAAGAAAGGAAAACTGGCTCAGTATGCCGAAAGAGTCTGGGGAATTAAAGAAGGCACCCTGGAAGAAAAAGCAGAGCTGGGAATTAAAAAAATGGAAGAATTTTTCCACAGCCTGAATATCAAAACCAAACTTTCAGAATACACAGAAGATTATAAAGGAACTGCAGA
- a CDS encoding S8 family peptidase: MKKLLLICLLVGYFAAHAQTELVFVYFTDKPNKAAFFANPLSELSQKSLNRRTSLGIALNDQDAPIEQSYIQNLQNLGFTVTDYSKWLNGAAVNATPAQITILQGQPYVSSVGRFARNTPSVPKMAAQNKWNSSSDTQKELTTFNYGSGSAQIDQINVRPLHLAGFTGTGVSIAVIDAGFPNVNTGSAFERLRNNNQIKAVYDFVTKTTNVYSTAISNHGSAVLGAIGGYIENTFVGSAPDADFYLYRSENAVGEVPEEELYWIEAAEEADRKGVDIITASLGYNVYDDPRYSYTYADMNGTTSFIARAAEIAADKGIFVLAAAGNAGQQPWHYLMTPSDNPKVFSIGAVDATGNSSTFSSFGPNALGIVKPDGSARGTAAATVNNSTLTAVNGTSIATPIAAGGVACFLQAFPTMNREQIRTKLRQTASLYPNHTDQMGYGILNFGNMYNQALNTSEIVKKEKFAIFPNPVKNILNVASESEVVSLEAYDNLGKLIRKNKGQKSIPVEDFPKGTYYLKIQMKDQVFYEKFLKE; the protein is encoded by the coding sequence ATGAAAAAACTTTTACTCATTTGTCTTTTAGTGGGTTACTTCGCTGCCCATGCACAGACAGAGCTTGTTTTTGTTTATTTTACAGACAAACCGAATAAAGCTGCTTTTTTTGCCAATCCTCTTTCGGAACTGAGCCAGAAATCCCTTAACAGACGTACTTCGCTGGGAATTGCCCTGAATGATCAGGACGCTCCCATTGAACAATCCTATATCCAGAATCTTCAGAATCTTGGTTTTACCGTTACCGATTATTCCAAGTGGCTCAACGGTGCCGCAGTGAATGCCACTCCCGCACAGATCACCATTTTACAGGGACAGCCGTATGTTTCCTCTGTTGGGCGTTTTGCAAGAAACACCCCTTCTGTTCCCAAAATGGCTGCCCAGAACAAATGGAATTCCTCTTCAGATACGCAAAAGGAGCTCACTACTTTTAATTATGGCTCAGGTTCTGCCCAGATCGACCAGATCAATGTAAGGCCGCTGCATCTTGCCGGATTCACAGGAACAGGAGTTTCCATAGCAGTTATTGATGCCGGATTTCCTAATGTAAACACAGGGTCAGCATTTGAAAGGCTGCGTAATAATAATCAGATTAAAGCGGTTTACGATTTTGTGACGAAAACTACCAACGTATACAGCACAGCCATCAGCAATCACGGATCTGCCGTACTGGGAGCTATCGGAGGCTATATTGAAAATACTTTTGTAGGATCCGCACCGGATGCAGATTTCTATCTGTATCGCAGTGAAAATGCAGTCGGTGAAGTCCCTGAAGAAGAACTCTACTGGATAGAAGCTGCCGAAGAAGCGGACAGAAAAGGCGTGGATATCATCACCGCCTCCCTGGGATACAATGTTTATGACGATCCAAGATACAGTTACACCTATGCCGACATGAACGGAACCACTTCCTTCATTGCCAGGGCAGCAGAAATAGCCGCCGACAAAGGAATTTTTGTTCTTGCCGCCGCCGGAAATGCCGGACAGCAGCCGTGGCATTACCTGATGACTCCATCCGACAATCCGAAGGTATTCAGCATAGGTGCAGTGGATGCTACAGGAAATTCCTCCACCTTTTCATCCTTCGGCCCGAATGCATTGGGCATTGTAAAACCCGATGGAAGCGCAAGAGGAACTGCAGCTGCAACAGTGAACAACAGTACTTTAACAGCAGTTAACGGAACTTCTATTGCCACTCCGATCGCAGCCGGCGGTGTAGCGTGTTTCCTGCAGGCATTCCCAACCATGAACAGGGAACAGATCAGAACAAAATTACGTCAGACCGCATCACTTTACCCTAACCATACAGACCAGATGGGCTATGGTATCCTTAATTTTGGAAACATGTACAACCAGGCGCTGAATACTTCTGAAATCGTAAAAAAAGAAAAATTTGCCATTTTCCCGAATCCGGTAAAAAATATTCTCAATGTTGCTTCCGAAAGTGAGGTTGTTTCTTTAGAAGCTTATGATAATCTGGGTAAACTGATCAGAAAAAACAAAGGACAGAAATCTATACCCGTAGAAGATTTTCCAAAAGGAACCTATTATCTGAAAATTCAGATGAAAGATCAGGTTTTTTATGAGAAATTCCTGAAAGAATAA
- a CDS encoding adenylyltransferase/cytidyltransferase family protein: protein MKTQKIGITFSSFDLLHAGHIKMLEEAKTVCDYLIVGLQIDPSHDRPNKNKPSQTIVERYIQLKAVNAVDEIIPYYTEEDLLDILKSFVIDVRIIGDDYMDRDFTGKTYCEEKGIEIFYNKRDHRFSTSDLRRRIYEAEKVKYEQPETVK, encoded by the coding sequence ATGAAGACACAAAAAATAGGTATTACATTTTCCTCATTTGACCTGCTGCATGCAGGACACATCAAAATGCTTGAAGAAGCTAAAACAGTTTGCGATTATTTAATTGTAGGGCTTCAGATTGATCCGTCTCACGACCGCCCGAACAAGAATAAGCCAAGCCAGACCATTGTAGAAAGATATATACAGTTAAAGGCAGTGAATGCGGTAGACGAAATTATTCCTTACTACACAGAAGAAGATCTTCTGGATATTCTGAAGTCTTTTGTAATTGATGTCAGAATTATCGGAGATGATTATATGGACAGGGATTTCACTGGTAAAACATACTGTGAAGAAAAAGGAATTGAAATTTTTTACAATAAAAGAGACCACAGGTTTTCCACCAGCGATCTCAGGCGAAGAATTTACGAAGCCGAAAAAGTAAAATACGAACAACCCGAAACCGTAAAATAA
- a CDS encoding DegT/DnrJ/EryC1/StrS family aminotransferase, with product MKKIQMVDLQSQYYKIKNDVDNAVLNVMDSAAFINGPEVKSFQNELESYLDVKHVIPCANGTDALQIALMALDLKEGDEVITADFTFAATVEVIHLLKLKSVLVDVDYDTFTISTEEIKKAITPRTKAIIPVHIFGQCANMEEILKIAEEHNLYVIEDNAQAIGSEYTFSDGTQKFAGTMATVGTTSFFPSKNLGCYGDGGAITTNNDELAHRLRGIVNHGMYERYYHDEVGVNSRLDSIQAAVLRKKLPHLDSYNEARRRAADFYDEAFAGHANILTPKRSENSTHVFHQYTLRILNGKRNELQKFLTEKEIPAMIYYPVALRKQKAYYQESNDADFVNTDKLLDQVISLPMHTELDEEQLKYITDAVLEFMK from the coding sequence ATGAAAAAAATTCAGATGGTTGACTTGCAAAGTCAGTATTACAAAATAAAGAACGATGTAGACAATGCAGTTTTGAATGTAATGGATTCTGCGGCTTTTATCAACGGCCCTGAAGTAAAGTCTTTCCAGAATGAATTGGAATCTTATTTAGATGTAAAGCATGTGATCCCGTGTGCCAACGGAACGGATGCTTTGCAAATTGCGCTGATGGCTTTGGATTTGAAAGAAGGAGACGAAGTTATTACAGCCGATTTTACTTTTGCTGCTACAGTAGAAGTTATTCATTTACTTAAGCTGAAATCTGTGCTGGTAGATGTAGATTACGATACATTCACGATCTCTACGGAAGAAATTAAAAAAGCAATCACGCCAAGAACAAAGGCGATTATTCCGGTACATATTTTCGGACAGTGTGCCAATATGGAAGAAATTTTAAAAATTGCAGAAGAGCATAATCTGTATGTAATAGAAGACAATGCCCAGGCAATTGGTTCTGAGTATACATTCTCAGATGGAACTCAGAAATTTGCAGGTACGATGGCAACGGTGGGAACCACATCATTTTTCCCTTCCAAAAATTTAGGATGCTATGGGGACGGAGGAGCCATTACGACTAACAATGACGAACTGGCGCACCGTTTAAGAGGAATCGTAAACCACGGGATGTATGAAAGATATTATCATGATGAGGTAGGCGTGAATTCAAGATTAGACAGTATTCAGGCGGCAGTGTTAAGAAAAAAACTTCCTCACCTTGATTCTTATAACGAAGCAAGAAGAAGAGCGGCTGATTTTTATGATGAAGCATTTGCAGGACATGCCAATATTCTTACCCCGAAAAGATCGGAAAATTCTACCCATGTATTCCACCAGTACACGCTGAGAATCCTGAACGGAAAACGTAATGAGCTTCAGAAATTTCTTACTGAAAAGGAAATTCCAGCAATGATTTATTATCCGGTAGCATTGAGAAAGCAGAAAGCCTATTATCAGGAAAGCAATGATGCAGATTTTGTCAATACCGACAAGCTTCTGGATCAGGTAATTTCTCTGCCAATGCATACGGAACTGGACGAAGAGCAGCTGAAGTATATTACAGATGCGGTACTGGAGTTTATGAAGTAG
- the galE gene encoding UDP-glucose 4-epimerase GalE, with the protein MAVLVTGGLGYIGSHTVVELLNNGFEVVIVDDLSNSERFILKNIEEITGKKPFFYPFDLRRRELLTQVFDAHDIEGCINFAASKAVGESQVKPVDYYENNLFTLINILQEFKERGISNFIFSSSCTVYGQAEKMPIDENTPLKLPESVYGKTKQMGEEILIDFAKAHQRRISLLRYFNPIGAHPSGKLGELPIGVPNNLVPYVMQTAAGIREKLNIWGDDYDTADGTPIRDYIYVVDLAKAHVSALKKLMESGEQTVIDIFNLGTGKGSSVLEVVKAFETANDVKVPYQICPRREGDITIAYADAGKAEKELQWKSETPLEESLRTVWKWQMYLDSQMA; encoded by the coding sequence ATGGCAGTACTTGTTACAGGAGGACTTGGATATATCGGTTCGCACACCGTAGTGGAACTTCTCAATAATGGCTTTGAGGTGGTTATTGTAGATGACCTATCCAACTCGGAAAGGTTTATTTTAAAAAACATTGAGGAAATTACAGGCAAAAAACCATTTTTTTACCCGTTTGACCTAAGACGCAGAGAACTTCTGACCCAGGTGTTCGATGCCCACGATATCGAAGGATGCATTAATTTTGCAGCTTCCAAAGCGGTAGGAGAGAGCCAGGTGAAGCCGGTAGATTATTATGAAAATAATTTATTCACTTTAATTAATATTCTTCAGGAATTTAAAGAAAGGGGAATTTCCAATTTTATTTTCAGTTCCTCCTGCACAGTATACGGACAGGCAGAGAAAATGCCGATCGATGAAAATACCCCGTTAAAGCTTCCAGAAAGTGTCTACGGGAAAACAAAGCAGATGGGGGAAGAAATTCTGATTGATTTTGCAAAAGCACATCAAAGAAGAATTTCACTTCTGAGATATTTTAACCCCATCGGGGCCCATCCGTCCGGAAAATTGGGTGAACTTCCAATAGGAGTTCCCAATAACCTGGTTCCATACGTGATGCAGACCGCAGCGGGAATCCGTGAAAAACTGAATATCTGGGGCGATGACTATGATACAGCAGACGGAACACCGATCCGTGACTACATCTACGTTGTGGACCTAGCCAAAGCTCATGTCAGTGCATTAAAAAAACTGATGGAAAGCGGTGAACAGACTGTTATTGATATCTTTAACCTCGGAACGGGGAAAGGATCATCTGTACTGGAAGTGGTAAAGGCTTTTGAAACAGCCAACGACGTAAAGGTTCCGTATCAGATTTGCCCGAGAAGGGAAGGTGATATCACCATTGCTTATGCAGATGCGGGAAAGGCGGAAAAAGAGCTTCAATGGAAGTCTGAAACACCACTGGAAGAGTCCTTAAGAACAGTCTGGAAGTGGCAGATGTATCTGGATTCACAGATGGCTTAA